The proteins below come from a single Cricetulus griseus strain 17A/GY chromosome 6, alternate assembly CriGri-PICRH-1.0, whole genome shotgun sequence genomic window:
- the LOC100767285 gene encoding olfactory receptor 1052, giving the protein MADVNVTFVTDFILLGLTDRDELKVFLFILFLLIYAISLVGNVGMFFLIHITPKLHTPMYHFLSCLSFVDAWYSSIFAPKMLLNFFVEREIISFSACILQYFLFVSLLTTEGFLLAAMAYDRYVAIVNPLLYTVAMTKMVCIGLVLGSCIGGLINSVTHTIGLMKLSFCGPNVISHFFCDLPPLLKLACSDTSMNELLLLVFTTVIAMITFLTVMISYIFIVAAILRIRSAAGRHKAFSTCASHLTAVTLFYGSISFSYIQPSSQYSLEQEKVVSVFYTLVIPMLNPLIYSLRNKEVKDAVKRLMEMKHFSC; this is encoded by the coding sequence ATGGCTGATGTCAATGTCACATTTGTTACTGACTTTATCCTTTTGGGACTGACAGATCGTGATGAACTCAAGGTGTTTCTCTTTATATTGTTCCTGTTGATTTATGCCATTTCTTTGGTGGGGAATGTAGGAATGTTCTTTCTAATCCACATAACACCTAagctccacacacccatgtaccaCTTTCTTAGCTGTTTGTCATTTGTGGATGCATGGTATTCTTCCATATTTGCACCCAAAATGCTTCTGAACTTCTTTGTTGAAAGAGAGATCATCTCATTCTCTGCGTGTATTCtgcagtattttttgtttgtatcaCTTCTTACAACAGAGGGCTTCCTCCTGGCTGCAATGGCTTATGACCGATATGTAGCCATTGTGAACCCATTGCTATATACAGTGGCTATGACTAAAATGGTTTGTATTGGGCTGGTGTTGGGCTCATGCATAGGAGGTTTAATAAATTCAGTGACACATACAATTGGCTTAATGAAGCTGTCCTTCTGTGGGCCAAATGTCATCAGTCACTTCTTCTGTGACCTTCCTCCCCTGTTGAAGTTGGCCTGTTCTGACACCTCCATGAATGAACTGTTGCTTTTGGTGTTCACCACTGTCATTGCGATGATTACCTTCTTGACTGTGATGATCTCCTACATCTTCATTGTTGCTGCTATCCTGAGGATCCGCTCAGCAGCAGGAAGACACaaagccttctccacctgtgCTTCTCATCTGACAGCTGTGACTTTGTTCTATGGTTCTATCAGCTTCAGCTACATTCAGCCAAGCTCACAGTACTCCTTAGAACAAGAGAAGGTGGTGTCTGTATTTTACACCCTGGTGATTCCCATGTTGAACCCACTGATTTACAGTTTAAGGAATAAGGAAGTGAAGGATGCTGTGAAAAGGCTCATGGAGATGAAACATTTCTCTTGTTGA